One Malaclemys terrapin pileata isolate rMalTer1 chromosome 9, rMalTer1.hap1, whole genome shotgun sequence DNA window includes the following coding sequences:
- the LOC128843335 gene encoding mast cell carboxypeptidase A-like, with amino-acid sequence MKSMVPLGLIVATFALTSSRCFDSAKVFRVKPQNEKQVNFLKYLASIKQLDFWHPDSAPHIVTQMQVDFHVSAHQSRSVQTLMEQNEIQYEILLHNLQEEIEKQFDGKRNFTGRHSYTKYNDWDKIAAWTARIAKIYPKLVSRIQIGNTFEKRPMYLLKVGKESGRKKAIFMDCGIHAREWISPAFCQWFVKQAARTYGKDRIMTHLLDSLNFYVLPVFNIDGYVWSWTQDRMWRKNRSKNSSTNCIGTDLNRNFAAAWGTTGFISDDPCDETYYGPAPESEDETKAVATFIRNHLSSIKAYLTIHAYSQMLLFPYGYTFHKAPNHSELTEVAKAAVEALSSLYGTKYEYGASATLIYPTSGSSVDWAYDEGIKYSFVFELRDKGRYGFLLPESKIKSTCKETMLAVKSIANYILNYAS; translated from the exons ATGAAGTCTATGGTGCCTTTAGGCTTGATTGTAGCTACTTTTGCTCTTACTTCTTCTCGCTGTTTTGACAG TGCAAAGGTATTTCGTGTGAAGCCTCAGAATGAAAAACAAGTGAACTTCTTGAAGTACTTGGCCAGCATTAAACAG CTTGACTTCTGGCACCCAGATTCAGCCCCTCATATAGTCACTCAGATGCAGGTGGATTTCCATGTCAGTGCACATCAGTCTAGATCTGTCCAGACCCTCATGGAGCAGAATGAAATACAATATGA AATTTTATTGCATAACCTGCAAGAAGAGATTGAAAAACAATTTGATGGCAAGAGGAATTTTACTGGCAGACACAGTTACACAAAATACAATGACTGGGACAAG ATTGCTGCCTGGACTGCTAGAATTGCTAAAATTTATCCAAAACTGGTCTCCCGCATCCAGATTGGAAATACTTTTGAAAAGCGACCTATGTACCTCCTTAAG GTTGGGAAGGAGAGCGGCAGGAAGAAGGCCATCTTCATGGACTGTGGGATCCATGCACGAGAATGGATCTCACCTGCATTCTGCCAGTGGTTTGTGAAGCAG GCAGCCAGGACCTATGGGAAGGACAGGATCATGACACATCTATTGGACAGTCTGAACTTCTATGTTCTCCCAGTGTTCAACATTGATGGCTATGTCTGGAGCTGGACTCAA GATCGCATGTGGAGAAAGAACCGTTCCAAAAACTCCAGCACCAACTGCATTGGCACCGACCTGAACAGGAACTTTGCTGCTGCGTGGGGCA CTACTGGTTTCATCTCAGATGACCCATGTGATGAAACCTACTATGGACCTGCACCAGAGTCAGAGGATGAGACTAAAGCTGTTGCCACCTTCATTCGTAACCACCTATCTTCCATCAAGGCGTACCTGACCATCCATGCTTATTCTCAGATGCTGTTGTTCCCTTATGGCTATACTTTCCATAAAGCACCTAATCACAGTGAACTG ACTGAAGTTGCAAAGGCAGCCGTGGAAGCTTTATCCAGCCTGTATGGTACAAAATATGAATATGGTGCATCGGCCACTCTAATCT ACCCTACTTCTGGTAGCTCTGTGGACTGGGCTTATGATGAGGGCATCAAATACTCCTTCGTCTTTGAGCTCCGTGACAAGGGCAGATATGGTTTTCTCCTCCCTGAATCTAAGATAAAGTCAACTTGTAAGGAGACTATGCTGGCAGTCAAGTCTATTGCCAATTATATCCTCAATTATGCTTCATGA